One window from the genome of Paramisgurnus dabryanus chromosome 24, PD_genome_1.1, whole genome shotgun sequence encodes:
- the gtpbp1l gene encoding GTP binding protein 1, like, translating into MAATESSLSPVLESVVPACMFAPDAGNAEDQADAESSETGDDKNGDAGDHLHLSSKLALVSPTGEQYDFLLKQLRDRMEEGCGETIYVVGMGTDGGDYGLDERDMDASVATVQSLCEQVDADLILLRERAETAGRIRDYLIRRRVGEADFLEVRVAVVGNVDAGKSTLLGVLTHGELDNGRGFARQKLFRHKHEMESGRTSSVGNDILGFDQDGQVVNKPDSHGGSLDWTKICERSSKVITFIDLAGHEKYLKTTVFGMTGHLPDFCMLMVGSNAGIVGMTKEHLGLALALNVPVFVVVTKIDMCPANILQETLKLLQRLLKSPGCRKIPVLVQNKDDVIVTASNFSSERVCPIFQISNVTGENMDLLKMFLNLLSSRLTFKDDEPPEFQIDDTYSVPGVGTVVSGTTLRGLIRLNDTLLLGPDPLGVFIPITVKSIHRKRMVVKEVRGGQTASFALKKIKRSYIRKGMVMVSPRLNPQACWEFEAEILVLHHPTTIAPRYQAMVHCGSIRQTATIVGMNKTCLRTGDKATVNFRFIKTPEYLHMDHRLVFREGRTKAVGTITKLLQTKPQAKMQSTKKTSPQVEGVSEETSNVDTSSPTGQQFKSGGSGRRRGGQRHKGKAPLSSSPGMTSGLGSN; encoded by the exons ATGGCGGCGACGGAGTCGAGCTTAAGCCCGGTATTGGAGTCGGTGGTGCCGGCGTGTATGTTCGCACCGGACGCAGGCAACGCAGAAGATCAGGCCGACGCTGAGAGCAGCGAAACCGGCGACGACAAGAACGGAGACGCCGGGGATCATCTGCACCTCAGCAGCAAG ttGGCACTGGTCAGCCCCACAGGCGAGCAGTATGACTTTTTACTCAAACAGTTGCGGGACAGAATGGAGGAAGGCTGTGGAGAGACCATCTATGTGGTTGGGATGGGGACAG ACGGTGGTGATTACGGTCTGGATGAGAGGGATATGGACGCGTCTGTCGCCACCGTGCAGTCGCTTTGCGAACAGGTTGATGCTGATCTGATTCtgctgagagagagagcagaGACGGCGGGACGCATCCGCGATTACCTCATACGACGGCGGGTGGGAGAGGCCGACTTTCTGGAAGTCAG AGTGGCAGTTGTAGGCAACGTAGATGCTGGTAAAAGCACGCTGCTTGGCGTCCTCACCCATGGGGAACTCGACAATGGTCGCGGATTCGCCCGCCAAAAGCTCTTCCGCCACAAACACGAGATGGAGAGCGGCCGCACCAGCAGCGTCGGCAATGACATACTGGGTTTCGACCAAGACGGGCAGGTGGTCAACAAACCAGACAGCCACGGGGGAAGCCTCGACTGGACAAAGATCTGCGAGAGGTCGTCCAAAGTCATCACCTTCATCGACCTTGCAGGGCACGAGAAATACCTGAAGACCACCGTGTTCGGCATGACGGGACACTTGCCCGATTTTTGCATGTTAATG GTGGGCAGTAACGCAGGAATCGTTGGCATGACCAAAGAGCACCTCGGTCTGGCACTGGCCCTCAACGTTCCCGTCTTCGTAGTCGTCACAAAAATAGACATGTGTCCCGCTAACATTTTGCAAG AGACGCTGAAGTTATTACAGAGGTTGCTGAAGTCTCCGGGATGCAGAAAAATTCCAGTTTTGGTGCAAAACAAAGATGATGTCATCGTCACGGCCTCAAACTTTAGCTCGGAGAG GGTGTGTCCAATTTTCCAAATTTCGAACGTAACGGGTGAAAACATGGACTTGTTGAAGATGTTCTTGAACCTGCTGTCCTCCAGATTGACATTTAAGGACGACGAACCACCAGAGTTTCAGATCGATGACACATATTCAGTGCCG GGAGTCGGCACGGTAGTGTCAGGAACTACTTTACGCGGATTAATACGCCTTAATGACACGCTGCTCCTCGGCCCTGATCCTCTGGGTGTCTTTATTCCAATAACCGTCAAATCCATCCACCGCAAGCGCATGGTTGTGAAAGAAGTCAGAGGCGGACAGACCGCATCCTTTGCACTGAAGAAGATCAAGCGGTCGTATATCAGGAAGGGAATGGTGATGGTGTCGCCCCGTCTGAACCCGCAGGCGTGCTGGGAGTTCGAGGCTGAGATTTTGGTACTGCATCACCCGACTACGATAGCGCCGAGATACCAGGCCATGG TTCACTGTGGTAGCATCAGACAAACCGCCACTATTGTCGGCATGAATAAAACTTGTCTACGAACCGGGGACAAAGCCACTGTAAACTTTCGTTTCATCAAGACGCCCGAGTACCTTCACATGGACCACAGACTCGTCTTCAGAGAAGGGAGAACCAAAGCCGTGGGTACCATCACTAAG CTGCTTCAAACCAAGCCTCAGGCCAAGATGCAGTCTACCAAGAAAACCTCACCACAGGTTGAAGGAGTCAGCGAAGAAACCTCAAACGTGGATACAAGCTCACCAACTGGACAACAG TTCAAATCTGGTGGAAGTGGCAGGAGGCGAGGTGGTCAGCGACACAAAGGCAAAGCACCTCTAAGCAGCAGTCCTGGGATGACATCCGGATTGGGAAGCAACTAA